In Gemmatimonadaceae bacterium, a single genomic region encodes these proteins:
- the secA gene encoding preprotein translocase subunit SecA — MIKGLISAVLGTRHDRERRKIQPIVDEINEEYARLHDVSEEELRGQTEKLRGIIRERTSALEARVAELREQKRTAADPTEREKIDAELGGSDGRGGAEGDLRREIAEVLDEILPEAFATVREACRRLLGTKVMVTGHEMAWDMVPYDVQLMGGIELHLGKIAEMATGEGKTLVATLPLYLNALPGKGSHLVTVNSYLARRDAQWMGHVYTYLGLTVGCIDDTEPGTPERRAAYLNDITYGTNNEYGFDYLRDNMVVSLDQRVQRSHTFAIVDEVDSVLIDEARTPLIISGPVGNDNDPLFFEFNSGVERLVRRQTELVNTLVGEAERDLEKGDTAGGALKMYKAQLGSPKNRRLFKLMQEPGNKTLVQKMELDHIADRRLPASKQQYRDTEDDLLYVLDEKGHQVHLTDRGVDFMSPGDHEAFVLPDISLETHHVDHDTSLTPEERLEARKKLEAEYAQKSERLHIVHQLLRAHALYEKDVNYVVQEGEVLIVDEFTGRTMPGRRWSEGLHQAVEAKEGVNVKGETQTMATITIQNYFRMYNKLAGMTGTAETEENEFFQIYSLEVAVIPTNKPVVRDDRHDWVYKTRREKYNAILEETRRLHGLNYPVLIGTTSVDASETLARMFQRAGLKHNVLNAKYHQREAEIVAGAGQPGAVTIATNMAGRGTDIKLGPGVTESRPSTIKDPEGKDVEISEDGGLHIIGSERHESRRIDRQLRGRSGRQGDPGASQFFLSLEDDLMRIFGSERIARLMDRLGAQEGEVLTHPLITRSIEQAQKRVELQNFQARKRLLEYDDVMNQQREVIYSLRSFALEGGEELKGEAQKMIDKAVTQRVDTALAEYENATEWDLPFLEQDLLMHYMLRVPAFENADHRPTSLEDAQEMTRVAARQAFVAKLAQLDQTKDEAGKGYGDRLLSLVMLNVLDEKWKDHLYDLDQLRNSIGYRSWGQQDPLIEYKREAYSMFVDLMNDVYSTFTERFLKVQLMFEPPVPELIAQRSGAGDGGKPKKRYNALGILEDIPEETVESTNGDGNGNGTGPDEVMDIAADEPPKKDVVARRDPLVVGAGRTRSLNSTPVPANVDWTNVGRNDPCPCGSGKKFKKCHGATL; from the coding sequence ATGATCAAGGGACTCATCAGCGCGGTGTTGGGGACGCGCCATGATCGCGAGCGGCGGAAGATCCAGCCGATCGTGGACGAGATCAACGAGGAGTACGCGCGGCTACACGACGTTTCCGAGGAGGAGCTGCGCGGCCAGACCGAGAAGCTGCGCGGGATCATTCGCGAGCGAACGAGTGCGCTTGAAGCGCGCGTTGCCGAGCTTCGAGAACAGAAGCGCACGGCCGCCGATCCGACGGAGCGCGAGAAGATCGACGCCGAGCTGGGTGGCTCCGATGGGCGTGGCGGCGCCGAGGGCGACCTTCGTCGTGAGATCGCTGAAGTGCTCGACGAGATCCTCCCGGAGGCGTTCGCGACCGTGCGGGAAGCGTGTCGTCGTCTCCTCGGCACGAAGGTGATGGTCACCGGGCACGAGATGGCGTGGGACATGGTGCCGTACGACGTCCAGCTGATGGGCGGCATCGAGCTCCATTTGGGGAAGATCGCGGAGATGGCGACCGGCGAGGGCAAGACGCTCGTCGCGACGCTGCCGCTCTACCTCAACGCGCTACCCGGGAAGGGCTCGCACCTCGTCACGGTGAACTCGTATCTGGCGCGTCGCGACGCGCAGTGGATGGGTCACGTCTACACCTATCTCGGCCTAACGGTTGGGTGTATCGACGATACGGAGCCGGGAACGCCCGAGCGGCGCGCCGCGTACCTGAACGACATCACGTACGGCACGAACAACGAGTACGGCTTCGACTACCTTCGCGACAACATGGTCGTGTCGTTGGACCAGCGGGTTCAGCGCAGCCATACGTTCGCAATCGTCGACGAAGTGGACTCGGTGCTGATCGACGAAGCGCGGACGCCGCTGATCATCTCGGGCCCGGTCGGGAACGACAACGATCCGCTGTTCTTCGAGTTCAACAGCGGCGTCGAGCGGCTCGTTAGGCGACAGACGGAGCTCGTCAACACGCTCGTCGGTGAGGCGGAGCGCGACCTGGAGAAGGGAGACACTGCCGGCGGCGCGCTGAAGATGTACAAGGCGCAGCTCGGAAGTCCGAAGAACCGGCGGCTCTTCAAGCTCATGCAGGAGCCTGGCAACAAGACGCTCGTGCAGAAGATGGAGCTCGATCACATCGCGGATCGCCGGCTCCCCGCCAGCAAGCAGCAGTACCGCGACACGGAAGACGACTTGCTCTACGTCCTCGACGAGAAGGGTCACCAGGTACACCTCACCGATCGCGGCGTCGATTTCATGTCGCCGGGCGATCACGAGGCGTTCGTGCTCCCCGATATCTCGCTCGAGACGCACCACGTCGATCACGACACGTCGCTCACCCCCGAGGAGCGCCTCGAGGCACGGAAGAAGCTCGAGGCGGAGTACGCGCAGAAGAGTGAGCGTTTACACATCGTTCACCAGCTGCTGCGCGCCCACGCGCTCTACGAGAAGGACGTGAATTACGTCGTCCAGGAGGGCGAAGTCCTGATCGTCGACGAGTTCACCGGTCGAACGATGCCGGGGCGTCGCTGGTCCGAAGGTTTGCACCAGGCGGTCGAGGCAAAGGAAGGAGTGAATGTGAAGGGTGAGACGCAGACCATGGCGACCATCACCATTCAGAACTACTTCCGCATGTACAACAAGCTCGCGGGCATGACCGGCACCGCGGAGACGGAGGAGAACGAATTCTTCCAGATCTACAGCCTGGAAGTCGCCGTCATCCCGACGAACAAGCCCGTGGTGCGCGACGACCGGCACGATTGGGTCTACAAGACCCGGCGCGAGAAGTACAACGCGATCCTCGAGGAGACGCGGCGGCTCCACGGACTCAATTATCCAGTGCTCATCGGCACGACGAGCGTCGACGCGTCGGAGACACTTGCGCGCATGTTCCAGCGTGCTGGTCTCAAGCACAACGTGCTCAACGCGAAGTACCACCAGCGCGAGGCCGAGATCGTCGCTGGCGCGGGTCAGCCCGGCGCGGTCACGATTGCGACGAACATGGCGGGACGCGGTACCGACATCAAACTCGGTCCGGGCGTCACCGAGTCGAGGCCGTCGACGATCAAGGATCCGGAAGGGAAGGACGTCGAGATCAGTGAAGACGGCGGCTTGCACATCATCGGCTCCGAGCGGCACGAGTCGCGGCGCATCGATCGCCAGTTGCGCGGCCGATCGGGACGCCAGGGCGACCCGGGCGCGTCGCAATTCTTCCTGTCGCTCGAAGATGACCTGATGCGCATCTTCGGCTCGGAGCGCATCGCCCGGCTCATGGATCGCCTCGGCGCGCAGGAGGGTGAGGTGCTCACGCATCCGCTCATCACGCGCTCGATCGAGCAAGCGCAGAAGCGTGTCGAGCTACAGAATTTCCAGGCTCGTAAGCGGCTGCTGGAGTACGACGACGTCATGAACCAGCAGCGTGAGGTGATCTATTCGCTGCGCAGCTTCGCACTCGAAGGCGGCGAGGAGCTGAAGGGCGAAGCGCAGAAGATGATCGACAAGGCGGTGACGCAGCGCGTCGACACCGCGCTCGCCGAGTACGAGAATGCGACCGAGTGGGACCTGCCGTTCCTCGAGCAGGACTTGCTCATGCATTACATGCTGCGCGTGCCGGCGTTCGAGAACGCCGATCACCGGCCGACGAGTTTAGAAGACGCTCAAGAAATGACGCGGGTTGCGGCGCGGCAGGCATTCGTCGCCAAGCTCGCGCAGCTCGACCAGACGAAGGACGAGGCCGGCAAGGGCTACGGCGACCGGCTCCTCTCGCTCGTTATGCTGAACGTGCTGGACGAGAAGTGGAAGGATCACCTCTACGACCTCGACCAGCTGCGCAATTCGATCGGCTACCGCTCGTGGGGCCAGCAGGATCCGCTCATCGAGTACAAGCGCGAAGCGTACTCGATGTTCGTCGATCTCATGAACGACGTCTACAGCACGTTTACGGAGCGCTTCCTCAAGGTGCAGCTGATGTTCGAGCCGCCGGTTCCCGAGCTCATCGCCCAGCGGAGCGGCGCGGGCGACGGCGGCAAGCCCAAGAAACGCTACAACGCGTTGGGCATCCTCGAGGACATCCCCGAAGAGACCGTCGAGAGCACGAATGGCGACGGAAACGGAAACGGCACGGGACCCGACGAAGTCATGGACATCGCCGCTGACGAGCCGCCGAAGAAAGACGTCGTCGCGCGA